A segment of the Desulfovibrio sp. genome:
CCATCTCACCGTGGGCGGCCAGACCATGATCGGCAAACCGGGCGACATGATCTACCTGCCCAAGGGCGCCAAGGTCATCTACAGCACTCCTTCCAAGGTCACGTTGGCCTGCGTCAACGGACCGGCCTAGGCAGCGCCCCATGGACATACTTGACCGCTGCGTGCGTGCCTGCCGGGAAAAGCCCGGTGTCGTGGTCTTCCCGGACAGCCTGGACCAACGCGTTCTGGCCGCTGCCGCCCAACTGAAGGATGAAGGCCTGGCCGAACCAGTGCTCATGAGTTCCCCTTTCGCGGTCCGAGAAAAGTTGCGTGGAGCAAATATTAGCCCCGCCGGGCTGAGCGTGGTGGACCATTCAAGCCCGACCCTTCTCAAGAAAAACGCCGAGACTTTCTTCGCCATCCGCCAGGAAAAAGGAAAGCCCGTAACTGAAGAGGATGCCGAGAGGGCCATGCACTGTCCCCTGGCCGCATCCGCCATGATGGTCAGGCGTGGCGAGGTGGAAGTCGGGGTGGGGGGGAATCTGTCCTCCACCGCGGACATGCTGAAGGCTGGCCTGGCCATCTTGCCTAGGAAGGCGGGCATCAAGACCGTTTCCAGTTTTTTCCTCATGGTCTCGCCTGATGGCCAGCGCCAGTTCGTGTTCGCCGACTGCGCGGTGGTTCCCGAGCCCACGTCAGAGATTCTGGCGGACATCGCCATCGCCTCGGCGGGCATGGCCCACACGCTCCTGGGCGAGGACCCCAGAGTGGCCCTTCTCTCGTTCTCCACCAAGGGCAGCGCGGAACATCCCAGGGCGGCCATGGTCCGGGACGCCGTGGACCTGGTGAAGAAGCGCGCCCCGGACATCTCCGTGGACGGAGAGCTGCAGTTCGACGCAGCCTCCCTGCCCGAGGTGGCGGCCCTGAAGGCCCCGGGCAGCGTTCTGGAAGGCCGGGCTAATGTCTTCGTCTTCCCGTCTCTCGAGGCCGGGAACATCGGCTACAAGATGGTGGAACGCCTGGCGGGGTATACAGCCCTTGGGCCATTCCTCCAGGGATTCGAGGGTGGCTGGCACGACCTCTCCAGAGGGTGCAGCGCCAAGGACATTTTCAAGGTCGCCGTTATTGGGCTGTGCCTACGGCGTGGCCAACTGCCCCATTAGGGGATTGGCCGGGTTAACCGCCAACACGAAGGAGGCTTTGCATGGATTCCATGGACGCATTGGGCATGATCGAAACCCGGGGGCTGACCGCCCTCATCGAAGCGGCAGACGCCATGGTCAAGGCCGCGCGCGTGCAGTTGGTGGGCTACCAGCAGATCGGCGGCGGACTGGTCACGGCCCTGGTGCGCGGTGACGTGGCCGCCTGCAAGGCAGCCACCGACGCCGGAGCCGCAGCGGCCAAGCGCGTGGGCGAAGTCATCGCCGTACACGTCATCCCCCGCCCCCACGGCGACCTGGAAGACGTGTTCCCCCTCAAGAGGAAATAACCGGAATACCCGAGGGAGCCACGCGGCATGTCAGCACAGAGCGGCGTCTTGGACGCAGCGGCATTGATCCAGGCTGTCCGCCAGTCAGGAGTGGTCGGCGAGGGCGGTGCCGGGTTCCCGGCGCACGTCAAGTACGGCGCGCAGGTTGGAATCGTCATCGCCAATGGCTGCGAATGCGAACCGCTCCTGTACACCGACCAGCACCTCATGCGCCTTCACGCCAAGGACATCGTCCGGGCCCTCTCGGCAGTGATGAAGGCGGTGGGGGCTGGCCGCGGGGTGGTGGCCATCAAAGCCAAGTACCAGAACGTGGCGAAGGTCCTCGAAGAGCCATGCGCCACGGCTGGAGTGGAGTTGGCCCGGTTGGACAACTTCTACCCGGCCGGGGACGAACATATCCTGGTGCATGAAATCACGGGCCGAACCATTCCGCCACTGGGCCTTCCCAAGGAAGTGGACGCTCTCGTGGCCAATGTGGGAACGCTCGTAAGCGTGGCCAGGGCCATGGAAGGCGTACCCGTCACCAGGAAGGTGCTCACCGTGACCGGCGATGTGGCCAGGCCCGGAATACTCGATGCGCCAATCGGCATGAGCCTGACCGAATGCCTCGACCTCTGCAGCGGAGCCTCCATAGCCGATCCCGTCTTTTTGCTGGGCGGCCCCATGATGGGCCGCTTCATCGAAGACGCGCAGGCCCTGTCCCGGGCCGTGGTCACCAAGACCACGGGCGGGCTCATCGTGCTGCCCCGGGGGCACTACCTGCACGAGGCGGCCACGCTCTCGCCAGAAGTCATGCGCAAGCGCGCTTCAACCGCCTGCATCCAGTGCAGGTACTGCACGGACATGTGTCCCAGGTATCTGGTGGGGCACGCCTTTGAGACCCACAAGGTCATGAAGGCCTTTGGAGCCGGAGTGGATGCAGCCCAAGGGGCGCAGCAGGCAATGCTCTGCTGCGAATGCGGTGTGTGCGAGCTGTTCAGCTGCCCCATGCGGCTCTCCCCCAGGCGCATCAACTCCCTGTTCAAGGCGAGCTTCAGGGAACGCGGCCTGCGTTACGAAGGTCCGCGTGAAGTCCGCCCCCAGCAGGCGGCCCTGCGCCCGTACAGAAAAATCCCAACGCCTCGCCTGGCCATAAAGACCGGCCTGGCCGGATACCTGGACATCCATCCAGAGTTCATGGGCGAGTGCGCACCCAGTACAGTCCGCATTCCCCTGAGCCAGCATATCGGAGCCCCGGCCGAGGCCGTGGTCAAACCTGGAGACGCGGTGGCACCGGGAGACGTGATCGGTGAAATCCCGGAAGGCGCTCTGGGCGCTCGCGTCCATGCCTCCATCCGGGGAGTGGTTACGGAAGCCGGCGACTCGGTCGTCATAGAAGGAGCCTAACGTGATGACCAGACTCCAGGCCGTGGGCATGATCGAGTTCAACAGCATCGCTGCTGGGATCGAAGCGGCGGACGCCATGCTGAAGGCTGCCAGCGTCTCGCCGCTGATCATGAAGACCATCTGCCCGGGCAAGTTCGTGGCCGCCGTGCACTCGGACGTGGCCTCGGCCAAAGCAGCAGTGGGCGCCGGTCTCGCCTGCGGAGCCGATACGGTTGTGGATCATTTCCTTATTCCCAACATCAGCCAAAGCGTCATCTCGGCCCTTTCCTGCGCAGTGGAACATGTGCGCGGATCCGCCGTGGGCGTGATCGAAACATTTTCGGCAGCCTCGTCCATCGTGGCCGCCGACGTTGCCGTTAAAACAGCGGAGGTGGATCTCATCGAGGTGCGCCTGGCCATGGGGCTTGGCGGCAAGGCCATCTGCCTGATGGCGGGTGACGTGGCGGCCGTGCAGGCCTCGGTGTCGGCCGGGGCGGCGGCGGTGGCCGAGTCCGGACTCTTGGTGCGCAAGGTGGTGATCCCTGGCATGACGCCTGAACTTTTGCCCTACATCATGTGAGGAGGGGCTCGTGGCTTTAGACCAAACAAAACCATCCCAAGGCGACGCGCTGGGCTTCGTGGAAGTATTCGGCCTGACAGCTGCCATCGAAGCTGCGGACGCCATGGGCAAGGCCGCCCGCGTACGAGTGAAAAGCGTGTGCAACGCGGACGCCGGGATATTGAGCGTTGTCTGCGAGGGAGATCTCGCGGCCTGCAAGGCGGCGGTGGATGCGGGCAAGGCCGCTGCCGAACGCCTGGGGGGGCTTCTTTCAAGCAACCTGATCGCACGGCCCTACTCCGACACGGACGTTCTGGTCTCGGAGCACGTGGGCTCCATGTTCAAACCTAAGAAGGCCGCTCCTCCCAAACAGGCCAAGGCGAAGAAATAATACGTCCGGACCGTGAAGGCTCTCCGGGACTCTCATAACCGAAAAGACGCAAGGAGAAGGACCATGGATGCTCTGGGCATGATCGAAACCAAGGGACTCACAGCGCTTATCGAGGCGGCCGACGCCATGACCAAGGCAGCGCGAGTGCAGCTGGTGGGCTACGAGAGGATCGGCGGCGGGCTGGTCACCGCCCTGGTGCGCGGCGACGTGGCCGCCTGCAAGGCCGCCACCGATGCCGGTGCCGCAGCGGCCCAGCGGGTGGGCGAAGTGGTCGCGGTACACGTGATCCCCCGCCCCCACGGAGACCTGGAAGGCATCTTCCCCTTAACAAAGAAATAGCTGGCACACCTGTCGGACGATCTTCTCGTCCGGCTGCGCCGGAAACGGTGGGAGGGGAACATGGAACTTGGCAAAGTTGTCGGACAGGTGGTGTCCACGGTGCGCGATCCGGGATTGCCGAACCTGAAGTTTCTGCTGGTGGACATAGTGGACGCCCAGGGCAACGTCACCTGCCCCGGGCAGGTGGCTGCGGACATCCTGGGAGCTGGCGAAGGAGAAATGGTGCTCATGGTCCGGGGAAGCTCCGCCAGGCTGGTCTTGCAGGCCAACACCCCGCTGGACTTAAGCGTCATCGGCATCGTGGATCAGATTACCTCCAGGGAACAGACGTTCTACAACAAGTAAGTTAAGCTAAGGGGCTTCGCCCATGCGCAATGAAGATATCGAACGGATTGTCGACGAAGTGATCAAGCAGCTCGGCCGCAGTGTGGCCGCAGCCCCGGCCGCACCAGCCCAGGGAGACTGGGGGGTGTTCGAGCGGCTCGAGGACGCTGTGTGCTGCGCCGACGAGGCCCGAAAGCACCTGGAGACCATCGCCACCAGGGAAAAGGTGGTCAGGGCCATCCGGCGCGCCGCCAGAGCCAACGCGAGGCGTCTGGCCGAAATGGCCGTGGACGAGACCGGCATGGGCAGGATCGAGGACAAGGTGAAAAAGAACCTCCTCGTGGCGCACCGCACCCCAGGCCCGGAGATACTCGCCCCGACCGCCATGACCGGCGACGCGGGCCTCACACTGGTGGAAAACGCCCCCTGGGGAGTGATCGCCTCGGTGACCCCGTCCACCAACCCCGCGGCCACGGTCATAAACAATTCCATCAGCATGCTCGCCGGCGGCAACGCAGTGGTTTTCGCGCCCCATCCCGGGGCCAAGCGCACCACCCAGGAAGCCATCCGCATCCTGAACAAGGCCGTGCACGAGGCCACGGGCATTAACAACCTGATGGTCTGCGTCAAGGAACCCACCATCGACGTGGCCAAACAGCTCTTCACCTACCCCGGAATAGACCTCCTGGTGGTTACAGGCGGCGAGGCGGTGGTGGAAGCGGCGCGAAAGACCACCAACAAGCGCCTCATAGCCGCAGGCGCGGGCAACCCTCCGGTGGTGGTTGACGAAACCGCGGACCTGGCCCGCGCGGCCCAGGGCATCTATGACGGGGCCTCTTTCGACAACAACATCATCTGCGCGGACGAGAAGGAAATCATCGCCGTGGACTCCGTGGCCGACGCCCTGAAACAGGAGCTCAAGGCCGTGGGTGCGGTGGAGATAACCAAAGATCAGACCGAGGCCGTGGCCAGGGCCGTGCTGCTCGACTACCCGGGTCCCAATGCCCGTCCCAACCCCAAATGGGTCGGCCGGGACGCAGCTGAGCTGGCAAAGGCCGGAGGATTCTCCGTGCCGGAATCCTGCCGCTTGCTCTTCGTGGACGTGGGCCGCGACGTTGACCACGTGTTCGCCCGCCTCGAACAGATGATGCCCCTTCTGCCCCTGCTTCGGGCGCGCGACATCAAGGAAGCCATCGACTGGGCCATGCTCTTGGAGCGCGACCTGCGCCACACGGCGGGCCTGTATTCCCGCAACATCGAGAACATGGACGCCATGGCCAGACGCATGAACACGAGCCTTTTCGTAAAGAACGGTCCCCACGTGGCGGGGCTGGGCGCTGGCGGCGAGGGGTGGACGTCCATGACCATCTCCACTCCCACCGGCGAGGGCGTGACCAACGCCCGGACCTTCGTGCGGCTTCGCCGCTGCACCCTGGTGGGCAGCTTCAGGATCGTGTGAACCATGCCTATCAGTTGGGACGAGGCGCAAAAACGGCTTGAGAAGGCCGCGAGCATCCTAAACCGCGAGGAACCCGTCAGTGTCAGGGGTCCCATAAGCGTGGGAGTGGACCTTGGAACCGCAGACGTGGTGCTCATGGTCCTGGACGCATCCGGGGAACCTGTGGCCGCATTCCTGGAGTGGGCCGAAGTGGTTCGCGACGGGGTGGTGGTGGACTACATGGGGGCGGTGGACATCGTACGCGACATGGTGACCAAAGCCCGCAAGCGCACCGGCATGGAGATCACCCACGCCTCCACCTCGTTTCCGCCCGGAACGGACCGTCGCCTCTCCACCAACATACTCGAAGCCGCCTGGCTCGAGGTGGCGGCCGTGCAGGACGAACCCACCTGCGTGGCCGAGCTCTTGAGCCTCCACAATGCCGCCGTGGTGGATATCGGCGGAGGCACAACCGGAACGGCGGTCGTCCGGGATGGAAAAGTGGTTTTCAGCGCGGACGAAGCCACCGGGGGCAGGCATCTGAGTCTGGTCCTGGCCGGACATTACGGCATCTCCTTCGAAGAGGCTGAGAAGAGGAAACGCCAGGCCGCCAAGTACGACGTCTTGAACCTGGTGCGGCCGACCTTGGAACGCGTCGGGGACATCGTGGCCAGGCACATCCATGGGCACGACGTCGAACGCATCATCCTCTCCGGCGGGACCTGCTGCCTGCCGGGCGCTGCCGAGGTGCTCGCCTCCGAACTCGGACTGCCGGTCACCCTGCCGTGCGAGCCGCTCCTGCTCACACCTCTGGCCATCGCCTCGCTCTCCCAGAGCAATGCTCCCATGTCCCATGATTCTCACATCTTTCAAGGACCATACATAGGAAAGGGGTTGAGACAATGAAGGTCATTGACTTCCGCTTCAGACCAAACACGCAGCAGACCATCTCAGGCATCCAGAACAGCAAGATGTTCAAGGGGCTCTGCGAATCCATCGATTTTTCCAAGATGAAACCGCAGACCGTGGAAGAGGTGGTTGTCGACCTGGACCAGAACGGCGTCGAATGGGCGGTGATCACCGGCCGCGACTGCGAGACCACCTACGGAGCCAAGTCCAACAACGACAGCGTGATCGAGTTCGTCAAGAAATTCCCGCGTAAGTTCTTCGGCTTCGTGGGGCTCGACCCGCACAAGGGCATGCAGGCCGTGTACGAGCTGCGCGCGGCGATTAACGACCTGGGCCTGCACGGAGCCGCCGTGGACCCTTACCTTGCCCAGATCTACGCCAACGACGCCAAATACTACCCCATCTACGCCAAGTGCTGCGAACTGGACGTGCCGTTGGTGTTCACCACCGGTCCGGCTACGCTCGTTCCCGGCGCCATAATCGACCACGTGGCACCGCGCTACATCGACTTCGTGGCCCGGGATTTCCCGGATCTTAAAATCATCATCAGCCACGGCGGGTACCCCTGGGTGAACGAGGCCATCATCGTGGCCCAGCGTAACCGCAACGTGTACATCGAGCTTTCGGAATACGAGTTCTCCCCCATGTCCGAAGCATACGTGCAGGCCGCCAACACCATGATCGCGGACAAGATCCTCTACGCAAGCGCGCACCCCTTCGTGGACTTCAGGGAAGCGCTCAAGACCTACGCGCAGCTGCCGTTCAAGCCCGATGTTCGCCGCAAGATCATGTACGACAACGCGGCCAAGCTCCTGGGGATCAAGTCCGAAGCCCCGGCGGTAATACAAGGGGACGGCGGCAACCGCGACGCCGTGGCCGAAATTGTCCGCGAGGTATTGGCTCGTTTGAAGGCCTGAACTCCAGACGTTCCTGGAAGTAGCTGATTTGCTCCATTAACCGCATCCCGGAGGGAGAGCCGGCCTCGTTGCGGCTTTCTCTCCCCAACGGACGATTGCCTGCAATAGGCGTGGCCCCATGTGGCCTTGGCATGTTTTTCGGGAGGAGGTTTTCCCAATGTTCAAGGACATGAAGCTCGGGGTGAAACTCGGTCTGGGTTTCGGAATCTTGGTACTGCTAACCTGCGCGCTCGGCCTTTTGGCCATCGCGAAGATGCACTCCGCCCAGGAGGGCGGAGAGGACATGGCCCTGGCGCATATTCCCGAGGTGGTCATCGCCAACGGATTGGAGCGCTCGGTGCAGATGGCCATGCTTTCCATGCGCGGCTATTCCTTATCCTACAAGCCCGCATACTGGGAGGAAAGCCAGAAGTGGCTCGCCCAGGCGCGAGAATTTCTGGAACAAGCCCAGGCTCACCTGCAAAAATATCCCGCAGCCGCCCAGATCAAGGAAGGCGAGTCCAGGGCGACGGCTGAGGTGGATCGTTACGCTAAAGCTGCGCAGGAAACCAAGGCTATTGTCGACCTGATGGTCAAGGAACGGGGCTTCATGGACAGAGCCTCCGAAGAATTCAATGCCAACACCTCAAAATACCTTGAGAACAGAAAAAAATGGCTCCTCTCGCTGATTGATGCCAACAAGTCCGGAATGTTTCTGAAAGAGGGCCTGGAAGACGTTTTCGCCATGAACAAGATTGACGACCTCGGCTCCCAGATCCTGCTCAAGACCTTCAAGGCCCAGGCCCTGTTCGATGTGAAGCAGGTGGAAGGAGTGAAGGGCCAGTTGAAAGAGCTTGGTGAACTTCTCGACAAGCTCAAGGCGCGCACCAGCGACATGGGCGCCATGATGGCCCTGGAAGGCCTGAGCGCGAGCGCCGAGGCCTACGAAGCGACCATCGGGGACTATCTCAAGGCCTTGCAGCGCCTGGAAGAGGCGAATCGGGCCCTGGACGCCACAGGTGGCAACGTGGTGGCGGTCGCCAGGGAAATCGCCGACGCCGGAATGAAGCAGGCCCAGTTGATCGCGGACCGGTCCGCGAAAGACCTGGGAGCCGCCATGTACGGGCTCATGGGCGGTCTTGGCGTCGCAGTGGCTCTGGGTCTGGGGGTTGCCGTGTATCTGACCAGGAGCATCACCGCGCCCATGACCAAGGGAGCGGCCTTTGCTTCCGCCGTGGCCTCGGGAGACCTGGACCAGACGCTGGACCTGGACCAGAACGATGAAGTGGGCGTGCTGGCCAAGGCCATGACGCTTATGGTCGCCACCTTGAAGCTCAAGATCGCCGAAGCCACCAAGCAGGAGGTCCAGGCCAGGGAAGCGGCCACAGAGGCCAAATCGGCCATGGAGCAGGCCCAGCTCAAGGAGCAGGAGGTCAGCGAGCTGCTCGCCAGGATGAACGCGCTGGCGGACCAGGCCCAGTCGATCTCGGAGAGGATGTCCTCGGCCACGGAGCAACTTTCCGCACAGACTCAGGAAATATCCTCGGGAGCGCAGTCGCAAAGCCAGCGCATCGCCGTAACAGCCACAGCCATGGAACAGATGACCGCCACGGTCCTGGACGTGGCTCAAAACGCCTCAGAAGCCTCGTCCAACGCCGATCAGGCCCTTCACAAGGCCACCCACGGCGCAACCGTGGTTGGCCAGGCCGTCACCGGCATCGGCGGCGTGCATTCCATCACCCAGGATCTCCAGCACAACATGGAAGATCTGGGTCACAAGGCCGAGGCCATCGGCACTGTGCTGAACGTCATCTCCGACATTGCGGACCAGACCAACCTGCTGGCGCTCAACGCTGCCATCGAAGCAGCCAGAGCGGGAGAGGCGGGACGTGGATTCGCGGTGGTGGCGGACGAAGTGCGCAAGCTTGCTGAGAAGACCATGGGCGCCACCAGGGAAGTCGGCGACAGCATCCAGGCCATCCAGAACGCTGCGCGCCTAAGCGTGGTGAAGATGCAGAACGCGGCTTCGGAAGTGGAAAAAGTCACCGGCCTGGCCCAGCAGTCAGGCACCGTGCTCTCCGAAATACTGGGGCTTACCGAGACCAACGCCAAGCGTGTGGAAGGCATCGCGGCCGCGGCCGAGGAGCAATCGGCCTCAACCGGAGAAATCAACCGGGCCATCGAGCATATCAACCGCATCGTGAGCGAAACCGCCGAGGGGATCAACCAATCGGCCAAGGCCATCGAGGATCTGACCGTGATGTCTTCCGAGTTGAACGAGCTCATCGCGCACCTCAAATTCGCGGATGAGACGCAAGGTCCGAAAATGCTTTTGTAACACTGTCGATAGACTCCCGGCCCGCATGCCGCGCCAGACACGGGCCGGGACAACGACATATGGCAACCAAGAACGCATCCCCCGTGGGACGCGGGGGTACGCACAAGAATGATTTCCTTGGCCGTAATAGCCTTTTTCGTGGGCATGCTCATCGGCACCGTGGGGATCGGTGGGATTCTTCTCATACCGGCCATCAGCGCCTTCACGGGCATGGGCACCCGCGAGGCCATGGCCACGGCCCTGTTCAGCTTCATCTTCACCGCGGTGATAGGCACCTACCTCTTCGAACGCCGCAAAAGCATCGACTGGATGATCTCAGTGCCCATCTGCCTTGGGGCCCTTCTTTTCGGCTATCTGGGGGCCCTGGTGAACTCCATGGTCAACACGCTCTGGCTCAATGTCGCCCTCTCTTTGGTCATCATTTTCGCCGGCGCCTATGTTCTCATCCCCAGTCTGGGGACCAGACAATTTGAATTCGACAAGCGCTCCGCGGCCCACCTGGCCCTTTTGACCGGAATCGGAGGCGTGGTCGGCTTCGTCTCGGGCCTCACCGGGGTTGGCGGCCCAGTTCTGTCCGTACCCATCATGGTGGTCCTGGGATTTCCTCCGCTAACGGCCATCGCCACTGGCCAGGTGATCCAGGTTGCCGCGGCCAGCTCCGGCACGGTGGGCAACCTGATTCACGGATTCATCGACTTCAGGGCGGCTTCCTGGCTTTCCGTGGTCCAACTTGGCGGCTTGATACTCGGGGTGCGCTTCGCGCATTCCTTCAAGACCAACCAGCTGCGCAGGCTCGTGGCCATCGTCTGCCTGCTGGTGGGAGGGTTTCTTTTCGTCCGCTGCGCAGCAGGTATGCTGGCCGCATTCGGCCTTCACCTGTAGCCTCGCTGTTAATCAAACGCGGCCCTCCCATTTTTAAGAAGAACTTGACGAAAGCCCGCCTCTTGCGCTCCCATACATAGGTCTTTTTCACTGACACCACTTTTGGAATCGATCCAGGCTTTACGCCACGGGAGGTTGCCATGAACAGTCTGAAACACGCCTTACTGCTCTGTTCGCTTCTCGTCCTTTCGTGCCTTGGTCCAAGCGGAGCGGCCGCCAAGGAAGAGCTGATGGGAAAGACCTCGGTGGGCGACCTTACGGTCTTCATTCTCTCGGACGGATACCGCGACCTGGACGCCAAGCTCTTCCTGGCCACGGATCCCTCGCAGCAGGCAGCGGTGAAAGAAATCTATCCTCAGGGCAAGACACGCAATTCGCTCAACACCTTTCTCATGAAGTCCGCTGGGAAGCTTATTCTGGTGGATACCGGCGGTGGGGCGCTTTTGGGGCCTGACGCGGGAGGACTTCCCAAAGCCCTGGCCGCGGCCGGTTTTTCCCCGGGGGACATTACCGACGTGCTCCTGACCCACAACCATCGCGACCACATCGGCGGTCTGGCCCTGGACGGCAAGGCCGCTTTTGCCAACGCCACAGTCCATCTGTCCAAGGCCGAGCACGATTTCTGGATGAACCCCGCCAACGAGGCCACTGTCGCGGAGCGGGCCCGGACAACCTTCGTGGCCACCCGTGAGATGCTGGCCCTGTATCCGGGCAAGGTCCGTACCTTCGAGCCCGGGCAGGAGCAATTCCCCGGAGTAAAGACCCTCGCCGCCTACGGGCACACACCCGGACACATCGCCGTGCTGGTGAGTTCGAAAGGCGACAATCTGCTCATCTTTGGCGACCTGCTGCACGGCATTGACCTGCAACTCGCTCGCCCGGACATCGCCATAGCCTTCGACTCAGACCCTGCCGCCGCCGTCGCGTCCAGGAAAACCCTGCTCAGCCGGGCCGCAACCGAGAAATGGAGCGTGACCGGTGTTCACGTTCCAGGGCCGGATACGTACCGCATCCAGGCGAAAGGGGACGGCTTCGCCTTTGTTCGTTAAAATTCGTTGGTGAGTATAATCTTCCAGGGCCATACGGCCTGAAACAGATCAGACAAGGCAGACCAAGCAGCATGACGACGAAAGGACAAGAAGCGGCCACGCCTTCCTCAACACGCATCGGTTGGATCGGCACCGGGATAATGGGGCTTTCCATGTGCGGCCATCTCATGGACGCCGGATATGCGCTCACGGTTTTCAATCGCAGCAAGGACAAGGCCCTGCCGCTTCTGGAAAAGGGCGCCGTGTGGGCTGAAACTCCCCGGGAAGCGGCGCGCTCTTCAGACGTTGTTTTCACCATGGTGGGCTACCCCAAGGACGTGCGCGAAGTGTACTTCGGGGAAAACGGTGTGCTGGCCGGGGCCAAGCCCGGTGCGACCCTGGTGGACATGACCACCAACAGCCCGAGCCTGGCCGAGGAGATTGCGGCCGCGGCAAGCAACGCCGGATTGTTCGTCCTGGACGCCCCGGTTTCCGGTGGCGACATCGGAGCGAGAAACGCCACCTTGTCCATCATGGTGGGAGGTGACGAGAAGGTGTTCAAAGCCGTTCGCCCCCTGTTTGAAGTGATGGGCAAGACCATCGTGCTCCAAGGCCCTGCCGGCTGCGGCCAGCACGCCAAGATGTGCAACCAGATCGTCATCGCCGGGCACATGATAGGGGTGTGCGAGAGTCTGCTCTACTCGGTGCGGGCGGGACTTGCTCCGGAAAAGGTTCTGGAGTCCATTTCCACCGGAGCCGCGGCCTGCCCCGCCCTGACAGGATTGTGGCCGAGGATCCTTAAGAATGATTTCGCGCCCGGCTTCTTCATCGACCACTTCATCAAGGACATGGGCATCGCCCTGGAGGAATCGAAAAGAATGGGACTTCAGCTCAAGGGTCTGGCTCTGGTGGCCGACGTCTACCGAGAAGCCCAGGCCATGGGGTTCGGGCAAAACGGCACCCAGGCCCTGTACCTGGCCCTACAGAAGCTGGCCGCGTAATTCGGTCAGACCGGTCCCAACCTGCGCATCCTGCGCCACAAGGTGGAGCGGCTGACTCCAAGCAGTTTGGCCGCCTCGCCGACCCTGCCCCGGGTCTCGGCCAGGGCTTGTCCGATCTGCTCCCCTTCGTTCGGCATGGAGCAGAGCACGGGCGAAACCGGAGAGTCCTCCAGAAGCTGGCGGATCAGGCTGCCGGAAATCTCTCCTTCCTTCAGCATGGCCGCCACCCGGGCCATGACGTTCTGCAGCTCACGGACGTTGCCAGGCCAGGCGTGGCGTTTGAGCTCCTGCAAAGCGGCTGCGGAAAGAACATGCCCCTGCCCCCGGGTTTGCGCCATGGCCAGAAAGTGTTCGGCCAGGATGGGAATGTCCTGTAGACGCTGGCGCAGGGGAGGCAGTTTGAGGCGTAGGACGTTCAAACGGTAGTAGAGGTCGCTGCGGAACGCCCCCGAGTGAACGAGTTCCGTAAGGCTCCTGTTCGTTGCAGCCACCACCCTCACATCCACGGGTATCACCTGGTCGCTGCCTAGGCGCATGACTTTCTTCTCCTGAAGCACTCGTAAGAGTTTGCCTTGAATCCCGGCATCCATCTCAGCGATTTCGTCCAAAAAGATCGTCCCACCGTGGGCCAGCTCGAACAGACCCGGCTTTCCCTTCTGGCTGGCGCCGGTGAACGCACCCTGAACATAGCCGAAGAGCTCGCTCTCCAGGAGCTGCCCGGGCAAGGCCGCACAGTTCACTGCCACGAACGGTCCAGCGGAGCGGTCGCTTGCGTTGTGGATGCTCTGGGCGAAAAGCTCCTTGCCCGTTCCAGTCTCTCCCCGTACGAGCACCGTGGCGTCGTATTGGGCGAAGTCGATACCCATGGAGATTGCTTGGCGCAAAATCTCGCTGGTGCCCAAAATATC
Coding sequences within it:
- a CDS encoding MBL fold metallo-hydrolase, with the translated sequence MNSLKHALLLCSLLVLSCLGPSGAAAKEELMGKTSVGDLTVFILSDGYRDLDAKLFLATDPSQQAAVKEIYPQGKTRNSLNTFLMKSAGKLILVDTGGGALLGPDAGGLPKALAAAGFSPGDITDVLLTHNHRDHIGGLALDGKAAFANATVHLSKAEHDFWMNPANEATVAERARTTFVATREMLALYPGKVRTFEPGQEQFPGVKTLAAYGHTPGHIAVLVSSKGDNLLIFGDLLHGIDLQLARPDIAIAFDSDPAAAVASRKTLLSRAATEKWSVTGVHVPGPDTYRIQAKGDGFAFVR
- a CDS encoding NAD(P)-dependent oxidoreductase, with product MTTKGQEAATPSSTRIGWIGTGIMGLSMCGHLMDAGYALTVFNRSKDKALPLLEKGAVWAETPREAARSSDVVFTMVGYPKDVREVYFGENGVLAGAKPGATLVDMTTNSPSLAEEIAAAASNAGLFVLDAPVSGGDIGARNATLSIMVGGDEKVFKAVRPLFEVMGKTIVLQGPAGCGQHAKMCNQIVIAGHMIGVCESLLYSVRAGLAPEKVLESISTGAAACPALTGLWPRILKNDFAPGFFIDHFIKDMGIALEESKRMGLQLKGLALVADVYREAQAMGFGQNGTQALYLALQKLAA